GGCCATCGGCATCGCCGCCGCCTGGGGCGTGGTGCTGGCGGCGCGCGACGTGCAGGCCGCCGACGGTGCACATGCCCTGCAGCAACTGGAGCCGGCGCTGCAGCGCCTGAACGCCTCGCGCCCGACCGCGGTGAACCTGGCCTGGGCGCTGGCGCGCATGCGCCGCTGCCTGAATGCTGCCGGCGCTGACTGGAAGGCCGCGCTGGAAGCGGAGGCGCAGGCCATCGCCGAGGAAGACCTGGCGGCCAACCGCCATATGGGCGCGCTGGGCGCAGGCCTGATCGAGACCGGTAGCGGTGTGCTGACCCATTGCAACACCGGCTCGCTGGCCACCGCCGGCTTCGGCACCGCGTTGGGCGTGATCCGTGCCGGCATGGCCCAGCACCGCATTGCCCGCGTGTTCGCCGGTGAGACCCGGCCGTGGCTGCAGGGCGCGCGTCTGACCGTGTGGGAGCTGCAGCAGGATGGTATCGACGCCACCCTGATCGCCGATTCGGCTGCCTCGCACCTGATGAAGACCGGTGCCGTGCAGTGGGTGATCGTGGGTGCCGACCGCATCTGCGCCAACGGCGATACCGCCAACAAGATCGGCACCTACCAGCTGGCCATCGCCGCGCGCCACCACGGGGTGAAATTCATGGTCGTGGCGCCGTCCTCGACGGTGGACATGGACACCGTTGACGGCAGCCAGATCGAGATCGAGCAGCGCGATCCGGGCGAGCTGTACGGCGTGGGTGGCACCCGCACCGTGGCCGAGGGCATCGCTGCCTGGAACCCGGTGTTCGACGTCACCCCGGGCGAGCTGATCGACGCCATCGTGACCGAGCGCGGCGTGATCCTGAACCCGACCGCCGGGAACATGCGCGCCGCCTTTGGCGGTTGAGCCGTGACTGGGTCGAGGATGTCTGTAGAGCCGAGCGCATGCTCGGCTCCGCCGGGGAATCCGCCGCAGCCGGGCATGGGCTCGGCTCTACAGGGGCGGATGAACCCCCTAAGTTCCTGATTTGTGCAGGTAAAATCCCCGTAAAGGGAGGCGGAAAACGGCCTGTTGTGGTAGTATCCACAGGTTGAATCGAGGTTCCGGCACGACCCCCTCCCGCAGAGGGCTGCGCCGGACTGGACCGCTACCAGACAACGGAACCCGAATGGCAGAAACCGCCAAGGAAATCATCCAGGTCAACCTGGAAGACGAGATGCGCAAGAGCTACCTCGATTACGCCATGAGCGTGATCGTGGGCCGTGCGCTGCCGGATGCGCGCGACGGCCTCAAGCCGGTGCATCGTCGCGTGCTGTTCGCGATGAACGAGCTCAACGCGCACAGCAACAAGCCCTACTTCAAGTCGGCGCGTATCGTCGGTGACGTCATCGGTAAGTACCACCCGCATGGCGATCAGTCGGTGTACGACACGCTGGTGCGCCTGGCACAGCCGTTCTCGCTGCGCTACATGCTGGTCGATGGCCAGGGTAACTTCGGCTCCATCGATGGCGACTCCGCCGCGGCGATGCGATACACCGAAGCGCGCATGTCGCGCCTCGCGCATGAGCTGATGGCCGACATCGACAAGGAAACCGTCGATTTCCAGCCCAACTACGACGAAAAGGAACTGGAGCCGACGGTCATGCCGACCCGGTTCCCGAACCTGCTGGTCAATGGTTCGGCCGGTATCGCGGTGGGCATGGCGACCAACATCCCACCGCACAACCTGAGCGAATCGATCAACGCCTGCATCGCGCTGATCGACAACCCGGACATCGACGTCGACGGCCTGATGGAGTACATCCCGGGCCCGGATTTCCCGACCGCCGGCATCATCAATGGCACCGCCGGCATCGTCGCCGGCTACCGCACCGGCCGTGGCCGCGTGCGCATCCGTGCCAAGGCTGATATCGAAGTGGCCGACAACGGCCGCGAATCGATCATCGTCACTGAAATTCCTTACCAGGTGAACAAGGCGCGTCTGATCGAGAAGATCGCCGAGCTGGTCAAGGAAAAGAAGATCGAAGGCATCAGCGAGCTGCGCGATGAGTCCGACAAGGACGGCATGCGCATCTACATCGAGATCAAGCGCGGTGAATCTGCCGAGGTTGTGCTGAACAACCTGTACCAGCAGACGCAGATGGAATCGGTGTTCGGCATCAACATGGTGGCGCTGGTCGATGGCCGCCCGCAGTTGATGAACCTCAAGCAGATGCTGGAGGCGTTCGTCCGCCACCGTCGCGAAGTGGTCACCCGCCGCACCGTGTTCGAGCTGCGCAAGGCGCGCGCCCGTGCCCACGTGCTGGAAGGCCTGACCGTCGCGTTGGCCAACATCGACGAGATGATCGAACTGATCAAGACCTCGCCGAACCCGAACGAAGCACGTGAACGCATGCTGGCGCGCGTGTGGGAGCCGGGCCTGGTCGGTGCCATGCTGGGTGCTGCCGGTGCCGAAGCCTCGCGCCCGGAAGACCTGCCCAAGGGCGTGGGCCTGATCGAGGGCGGCTACCAGCTGACCGAGATCCAGGCCACCCAGATCCTGGAAATGCGCCTGCACCGCCTGACCGGGCTGGAGCAGGACCGCCTGACCGACGAGTACAAGCAGCTGCTGGAAGTGATCGCCGGGCTGATCCACATCCTGGAAGATCCCGACCGCCTGCTGCAGGTGATCCGCGAGGAACTGGTCAGCGTCAAGGCCGAGTTCGGCGACGAGCGTCGTACCGAGATCCGCCACAGCGAAGAAGACCTGGACATCCTCGACCTGATCGCGCCGGAAGACGTGGTGGTCACCGTGTCGCACGCCGGTTACGTGAAGCGCCAGCCGGTGAGCGTGTACCGCGCGCAGCGCCGTGGCGGCCGTGGCCGTAGTGCGGCGGCGACCAAGGAAGAGGATTTCATCGAACAGCTGTGGCTGGTCAACACACATGACACGCTGCTGACCTTCACCAGTTCGGGCAAGGTGTTCTGGCTGCCGGTCTACCAGCTGCCGGAAGCGGGTTCCAACGCCCGTGGCCGTCCGATCATCAACTGGATTCCGCTGGAACCGGGCGAACGCGTGCAGGCCGTGCTGCCTGTGCGCGAGTACGCCGATGGCCAGTTCGTGTTCTTCGCCACCAAGAACGGTACGGTCAAGAAGACCCCGCTGGGCGAGTTCGCCTTCCGTCTGGCCCGCGGCAAGATCGCGATCAACCTCGACGAGGGCGATGCGCTGGTTGGCGTCGGCCTGACCGACGGTGAGCGCGACATCCTGCTGTTCGCCTCCAACGGCAAGACCGTGCGCTTCGGCGAGGACAAGGTCCGCTCGATGGGCCGTACCGCGACCGGCGTGCGTGGCATCAAGATGCCGGCCGGCGAGGAAGTGGTCAGTCTGATCGTGGCCGAAAGTGCCGGTGGCATCGAGGACGAGAACGAGGACGACAACGGTGTCGAAGAAGCCGCCGCCAATGGCGATGCGGTGATCGACGGCGCCGACGACGCCAGCGTGCAGTACATCCTCACCGCAACCGAGAACGGCTACGGCAAGCGCACCCCGCTGCCGGATTACCCGCGCAAGGGTCGTGGCACCCAGGGCGTGATCGGCATCCAGACCACCGAGCGCAACGGCAAGCTGGTCGCCGCGGTGCTGATGGGTTCGGATGACGAAGTGCTGCTGATCTCCGATGGCGGCACGCTGGTGCGTACCCGTGGCTCGGAAATCAGCCGCGTCGGCCGCAACACCCAGGGCGTCACCCTGATCCGCCTGTCCAAGGACGAGAAGCTGCAGGCGGTGGAACGCATGGATGCCTCCATCGAAGAGGACGAGGACGAGGTGGCGACTGCTGCCCCGGCCGCGGCCGAAGGCGCACCGGCTGCGGCCAGCAGCGAGGACGCCGCGCAGGAGTGATCCCGCCGCGATGAGACGTACCCGACGACGCCGGCCCTGTGCCGGCGTCGTCATTTCTGCGGATCTTCCGGTCGTGGTGGATTCTCCGATCGCTGCGGACTATCTGATCGCTGCGGACCATCCGATCGCTGCGGACCATCCGATCGCTGCGGTAGAGTCGACTGTTAGTCGACTGCTCTGCGCACGGCGATGAAAAGCCCGCGCTGCGCGCGATAGTCGACTAACAGTCGACTCTACCCAGCCGACGATCACCCAGCCGACGATCACCCAGCCGACGATCACCCAGTCGGCAACCACCCAGTCGGCAACCACCCAGCCGACGATCACCCCGTCAGGTCCACCCAGAAAATACGCGCGCGCTTCACATGTGCGGTGGGATAAGGGCGCATGCTGCCCCCGGAGATCGACGATGTCCGCCACGCCGCAGTCCGCTTCTGTCCTCGTCCGCGCCTCCCGCCATCCCCTCGTCACCGTGCTGTCGCTGTTGCTGGTGGTGCTCGGCCTGGTCATCGGCGGTCTCGGTGCATGGCTGCTCAGCCTTGGGGGTTCGGCGTACTACGCCATCGCAGGATTCGGCCTGCTGGCCAGCGGCATCCTGCTGTTCGGCAACCGTCGCAGCGGCGCGCTGCTGTACGCGCTGGTGTTCGTCGGCACACTGCTGTGGACCTGGTGGGAGTCGGGCAGCGACTACTGGCGTTGGGTGCCGCGCCTGGGCCTGGTTACGGCGCTGGGCATCGTGGTGGCGCTGCTGGCACCGACCCTGCGCGAACCGGTGTCAAAGCGCCTTTCCCGTAGTGTGGCTGGCCTGCTGATGCTGGTGTTCGTCGCCGCGTTCGGCCTGGCGTTCGCGCCGCATGGCGAAGTGGACGGGCACCAGCCGTTCCCGGAAGGGGCGGTCAGTGCCGGCCTGGCCCCGACGCGTGATACCACCGGCCTCCAGCCCGCCGACCAGCCTGCCGACGGTGACTGGCCTGCCTGGGGCCGCAGCAATGCTGCCACCCGCTATTCCCCCCTGCAGCAGATCACGCCGGCCAACGTTGCCACGCTGCAGCTGGCCTGGCAGTTCCGTACCGGCGACCTGCCGAAGAAGCGCTGGGGCGCGGAATCCACGCCGCTGAAGATCGGCGACCGCCTGTACCTGTGTACCGCGCGCAACCGCTTGATCGCACTCGACGCCAGCAGCGGCAAGGAACTGTGGCGGTTCGATCCGAAGGTCAAGGACGCTTCGATTCCCTATACAGCTGCCTGCCGTGGCGTGAGCTACTACGAACAACCCAACGCGCCGACCATCGCCGATGCGGTGCTGGCCGATGTCGCCGCCGACCTGGCCCTGCCCGAGCCGCCGCCCACGGTCACCCGCAGCGCCGCGCCGGGCAGCCGTCCGGCCTGCTGGGCGCGCATCATTGAAGGCACGCTGGATGGCCGCATCATCGCAGTGGATGCGGACAGCGGCCGCCCGTGCGCCAACTTCGGCAACAACGGCCAGATCGATATCACCCTGGGCATGGGCGAGGTGCCGCCGGGCTATGTGTCGATCACCTCGCCACCGGCGATCGTGCGCGGCGTGATCGTCACCGGCCACCAGGTGCTGGACGGCCAGCGCCGCGATGCACCGTCGGGGGTGATCCAGGCTTACGACGCGGTCACCGGCAAGCTGCGCTGGGCGTGGGACATGGACCAGCCCGAGCGGAACGGCCTGCCGCCACGCGAACAGACCTATACGCGCGGCACGCCCAACATGTGGACCACGGCCACCGGTGATGAGGCGCTGGGCCTGGTCTACCTGCCGCTGGGCAACTCCGCCGGCGATTACTGGAGCGGCTCGCGCACGGAAAACCAGAACCGCTATTCCACCTCGCTGGTGGCGATCGACGTGGCCACCGGCAAACCGGCCTGGCACTTCCAGGCCGTGCGCAAGGATGTATGGGATTACGACCTGGGTTCACAGGCCAGCCTGATCGACTACCCGACCGCGGCGGGCAAGGTGCCGGCCATCCTGCTGCCGACCAAGCAGGGCGACCTCTACATCCTCGACCGCCGCAACGGCCAGCTGCTGAGTGCCGCGGAGGAACGCGAGGTGCCTGTGGGCGGTGTCGAGCCCGAGCAGCGCTCACCTACGCAGTTGTTCTCGCTGTACCACACGCTGCGCCGCGAGCATGACCTGACCGAGCGCGACATGTGGGGGCTGACCCCGATCGACCAGCTGGTCTGCCGCATCCAGTTCCGCAAGGCCTATTACGAAGGCTTCTACACGCCGCCCAGCAGTGACCGCCACTCCATCGAGTACCCGGGTTACAACGGTGGCTCGGACTGGGGTAGCGTCTCCATTGATACGCGCCGTGGCGTGATCGTGTCCAACTACAACGACATGCCCAACTACAACCGGCTGGTGCCGCGTGCCGAAGCCGACCGGTTGGGCTGGCTGCCGCGCGAGAAGGTCCGCGCCGACAAGGGCGGTGGCGAGGGTGCAGGTGATCCGCAGGTGGGCACGCCGTATGGCATCCAGGTCAATGCCGGCTGGCGGCTGCCGTTCACCGGCCTGCTGTGCAAGCAGCCGCCCTACGGCGGCATTCGCGCCATCGACCTGCGTACCGGCAAGCTGCTGTGGGATCGCCCGTTTGGCAGTGCGCGCGGCAATGGTCCATTCGGTATCCGCTCCGGCCTGCCGATTGAAATCGGTACGCCGAACAACGGCGGTTCGGTGATTACCGCCAGTGGCCTGATCTTCATCGCCGCCGCCACCGATGATCTGCTGCGCGCGATTGATCTGAAGACCGGCAAGGAACTGTGGCACGCCAAGCTGCCGGCCGGTGGCCAGGCCAACCCGATGGTGTACGAACAGGGCGGCCGCCAGTACGTGGTGATCATGGCCGGTGGCCACCATTTCATGGAGACCCCGAAGGGCGATTACGTGATGGCGTTTGCGCTGCCCAGATAGAGCCGACAGGGTATAACCGGCTGGATAGAGCCGACCGGGTAGAGCCGACCGGGTAGAGTCGACTGTTAGTCGACTGCTCTTCTCTCCCACGCTGGAAAGCCCGCGCTTCGCGCGATAGTCGACTAACAGTCGACTCTACCCAGGCGACTCCACCTTCCCGGACGCTGTATCGAGAGGATCCCTGATCCTGGCGTTGGCAGGGAACCGATGCCGGAAATCCATGCGAGCGAGCATTCTCAAGCTCATGCCCAGCCCCCAACTGCTTGCCGGCCGGCGATCCATCGTCGGCAACGTCTACGCCATCACCATGGTGTGCCGGAACCGCCATCGCGTCTTCGATTGCCCTGCCAATGCCGATCTTGCCATGCAGCTCCTCGGATCGATGGACCGGGAAGGCCTGACTGCGTCGCTTGCCTGGGTCATCATGCCGGATCATATCCACTGGCTGGCTCAACTACGTGGCCATTCGCTGGGCTACTGCGTGCAGCGCTTCAAGGCGCGCAGCAGTTTTCTGATCAACCGGCGGCGAGGGAACCAGGGTGCAATCTGGCAGGCGGGTTATCACGATCATGCGATCCGCAGTGACGCGTCGCTGCACAGACACGCTTGCTACATTCTGTCAAATCCCGTTCGAGCCGGTCTTGCCGCGCAGATCGGTGACCATCCGTACGGGTGGTGTCGCTGGCCGCTGAGCGAGCTGGAGTCGGTCCACGAGGATGAATTCTGATACGGCCAACTCTACCTCGTCGGTTTTCTGAAGGGTTCGCGCGATTCCACGCGACTGCGCGCTTCTACGGCCGACTGGGCCGAACCGACTGGGTAGAGTCGACTGTCAGTCGACTGCTCTTCTCGCCCACGCTGGAAAGCCCGCGCTTCGCGCGATAGTCGACTAACAGTCGACTCTACCTCGTCGGTTTACTGGCGGGTTCGCTCGATTCCAGACGACTGCGTGCTTCTGCAGTCGACTGCACTTCTCGCGCGCGCTGGAAAGCCCGCGCTTCGCGCGATAGTCGACTGGACAGTCGACTCTACCTCGTCGGTCTGCTGATGGGTTACACCGTCACCACCACCTTGCCGATCTGTTCGTTCGATTCCAGATAACGATGCGCGTCCTGGATCTGCGCGAACGGAAACACCCTGGCGATCTTCGGTGCCAGCAAGCCCTTGTCCAGGCCATCGACGATGAAGGCCTTGGCACGGGCCAGCACGGCATCGTCGGAGACGATTTCCGAGTACAGGTAGCCTTTCAGCGTCAGCGACTTGCCCAGAACGTTGAACAGCGGGAACGGGGTCGGTTCGCTGCTCAGCGCGCCGTACTCCAGCAGGATGCCACCGCGCGCCATCGCTTCGGTCAACGCGTTGAACTGCGGGCCGCCGATCGGATCGAACACCACGCGGGCACCGGCGCCGCCGGTGATGCGCGCCACTTCAGCTGCCAGATCCTGTTCCTGGGTGGCGATGACATGGGCGGCACCGGCATCGAGCAGGGCCTGGCGCTTGCCCGGGCCGCGGGTCACCGCGATCGGGGTGGCACCCACGGCATTGGCGATCTGGATCGCAGCCAGGCCGACACTGCTGCTGGCGGCGGTGATGATGACGAAATCGCCGGCCGCCAGATGCGCCTGCTCCAGCAGTGCGCCCCAGGCAGTCACGTACTGCATCCACACCGCGGCGGCCGTTTCGAAGTCCAGTGCCTGTGGGTGCTTCACCACCAGCCGCGCCGGTACATTGGCCAGTTCGCCATAGGTGCCCCAGCGCGCGATGTCCAGCGGCGGCACCACACTGACGGCATCGCCAATGGCGAACCCGTTCACGTCATTGCCGAGCGCTTCGACCACACCGGCTGCTTCATAGCCCAGCCGGCTGGGGAACTGCGCTTCCTGCAGGTAGGCGCCGTTGCGGAACATCACCTCGGCGCGGTTCAGGCCGATCGCCTTTACCCGGATCTGGATTTCGTCGGCGGCGGGGGCGGGAACGTCGATGTCGTCGATGCGCAGTACATCGGCGTTGCCATATTCGTGGATGCGGACAACCTGGCTCATGGGGGAACTCCGGGGAAGGACCGGCGATCAGGCCGGCGGGGAAGTGGCCGCTACTATGCACGTGGTCACTATCCAGAATAATGGGTAATCTGGCGTTTCATTGAAAAACAATTGTTTGCAATGGACCTGATCGCTCCCCTGCGGACCTTCGCGAAAGTCGCCGAGGTCGGCTCCTTCGCCGCTGCCGCCGAGGCCCTGAACCTGTCGCCGCAGCTGGTCGGCAAGCATATCCAGGCGCTGGAGCAGCACCTGGGCGTGCGCCTGCTCAACCGCACCACGCGCAAGCAGAGCCTGACCGACTTCGGCCAGGCCTATCTGGCGCGTGCGCAGGTGATCCTGGAGGAAGTGGAGGGCGCCGAGCAATTGGCAGAAGTGGCGCGTGGGCGGCCGATGGGACGCCTGCGCATCAGCGCACCGGTCACCTTCGGCGTGCACGCACTGGGCCCGGCGGTGGTGGCCTACATGCAGCAGTACCCGGACGTGCAGGTCGATCTGAACCTGTCCAACAGCCTGGTGGACATCGTTGAAGACGGGTACGACCTGGTGTTCCGTACCGGTGACCTGGCCGACAGCGGGCTGGTGGCGCGACGGCTGGGGCCGTATCCGCTGGTCCTGTGTGCGTCGCCAAGCTATCTGGCTTCGCGCCCGGCCATCACCCATCCCAATGACCTGAGCCGGCACGAGTGCCTGGGCTTCGCGCATTCGATCATCCGCACACGCTGGAGTTTCCGCGATGCCGATGGCAGCGTGCTGACCGTGCCCGTGTCCAGCCGTTTCATGGTCAACCAGGCCGAGCCGTTGTTGACCGCCGCGGTGGGTGGGTTGGGGCTGATCCTGCAGCCGCACGAGATGCTGGCCGCCGCACTCGCGCGTGGTGAACTGGTGGAAGTGCTGCCGGCGTTCGTGCCAGTGTCGACCTGGATCAATCTGCTGTACCCGCGTGATCGCCAGCTGACGCCCAAGCTGCGCAGCTTCCTGGATTTCTGCGTGGCACGTTTCAACGAGCAGACGATGGCGCGGCGATAGCGCGGCATCGGTTAGCATTCCTGCCACTGTCTGCGAAGGATCGCCCTGTGATGTCTCTTCCGCTGCCGGAGCTTACCGTTGGCTTCCTGCTGCTGGCGGCGTTGTCCGGCGGCAGCGAGATCGTGGAGCAAACCCCTGCGCAGGCGCTGGCCGAGTGGGAGCTGCAGGGACGTGCTGACGGCCTGGCGCGACCGGACACCCGCTGCCAGGATTTCCTGCAGGCGATGGGGCGGAAGCCTGCAGGCCTGGAATACGTAGGCTGCAGCCAGGACGACACGTCCTACATCAAACCGATGCAAGCCCACTACCGTGTTGCAGGTGCCCGTGCCGAGCAGGTCGAAGCGTATCTGCACACGACATTCGGCATGCCGATGCTGCGTTACACCTGCTGTGGCTGGAGCAATGGCGGGCCCTACAGCTGGCGCGAAGGTGCAGACACGGTGAGGTACCAGATCGGGATGGGCATTGAATCGCTGCCGCATCAGCGGAGCGAGTGGAAGCGCATCGAAGCATTCGACGTAACGGTTGAGGTGCTGCGGCAGAGTCCCTAGCGTGGATGCGGTAGGTGGATCCTTGGTCCAGGATGCGTGCAGCTGCTTCTCTGCACTGAGCTGGCGTATTCGGTTCTGATGGGCACGCCGGATCGACGTTACCCGGTCGGTGCCGGCACCCGTACCATCTTCGTCATCAGATGCTCCACCACGCCTGCAGGATCGGCAGTACGACCGACATGCGTGCTCGACATCTGCACAACCGAGCTGCGCTTGGCGGTGAGGAAATGGAAGCGCGCGCGTGCCGGCAGCTGCGCAATCGGCCCGGCCGTGGCGTCACCGCGGCAGATCGCCACGATCGCATCCAGCCACGGCTGCAATGCCTCCTGGTCCAGCGCCGGCGCGAATGCGCGCAGGCGTGCCGGATCGATCTCGATG
This genomic window from Stenotrophomonas maltophilia contains:
- a CDS encoding REP-associated tyrosine transposase, with the protein product MPSPQLLAGRRSIVGNVYAITMVCRNRHRVFDCPANADLAMQLLGSMDREGLTASLAWVIMPDHIHWLAQLRGHSLGYCVQRFKARSSFLINRRRGNQGAIWQAGYHDHAIRSDASLHRHACYILSNPVRAGLAAQIGDHPYGWCRWPLSELESVHEDEF
- a CDS encoding DUF3037 domain-containing protein; the encoded protein is MPTLHTYDYAVIRVVPRVEREEFINVGVIVSCPGARHLEAAIEIDPARLRAFAPALDQEALQPWLDAIVAICRGDATAGPIAQLPARARFHFLTAKRSSVVQMSSTHVGRTADPAGVVEHLMTKMVRVPAPTG
- a CDS encoding LysR family transcriptional regulator, which encodes MDLIAPLRTFAKVAEVGSFAAAAEALNLSPQLVGKHIQALEQHLGVRLLNRTTRKQSLTDFGQAYLARAQVILEEVEGAEQLAEVARGRPMGRLRISAPVTFGVHALGPAVVAYMQQYPDVQVDLNLSNSLVDIVEDGYDLVFRTGDLADSGLVARRLGPYPLVLCASPSYLASRPAITHPNDLSRHECLGFAHSIIRTRWSFRDADGSVLTVPVSSRFMVNQAEPLLTAAVGGLGLILQPHEMLAAALARGELVEVLPAFVPVSTWINLLYPRDRQLTPKLRSFLDFCVARFNEQTMARR
- the gyrA gene encoding DNA gyrase subunit A, with amino-acid sequence MAETAKEIIQVNLEDEMRKSYLDYAMSVIVGRALPDARDGLKPVHRRVLFAMNELNAHSNKPYFKSARIVGDVIGKYHPHGDQSVYDTLVRLAQPFSLRYMLVDGQGNFGSIDGDSAAAMRYTEARMSRLAHELMADIDKETVDFQPNYDEKELEPTVMPTRFPNLLVNGSAGIAVGMATNIPPHNLSESINACIALIDNPDIDVDGLMEYIPGPDFPTAGIINGTAGIVAGYRTGRGRVRIRAKADIEVADNGRESIIVTEIPYQVNKARLIEKIAELVKEKKIEGISELRDESDKDGMRIYIEIKRGESAEVVLNNLYQQTQMESVFGINMVALVDGRPQLMNLKQMLEAFVRHRREVVTRRTVFELRKARARAHVLEGLTVALANIDEMIELIKTSPNPNEARERMLARVWEPGLVGAMLGAAGAEASRPEDLPKGVGLIEGGYQLTEIQATQILEMRLHRLTGLEQDRLTDEYKQLLEVIAGLIHILEDPDRLLQVIREELVSVKAEFGDERRTEIRHSEEDLDILDLIAPEDVVVTVSHAGYVKRQPVSVYRAQRRGGRGRSAAATKEEDFIEQLWLVNTHDTLLTFTSSGKVFWLPVYQLPEAGSNARGRPIINWIPLEPGERVQAVLPVREYADGQFVFFATKNGTVKKTPLGEFAFRLARGKIAINLDEGDALVGVGLTDGERDILLFASNGKTVRFGEDKVRSMGRTATGVRGIKMPAGEEVVSLIVAESAGGIEDENEDDNGVEEAAANGDAVIDGADDASVQYILTATENGYGKRTPLPDYPRKGRGTQGVIGIQTTERNGKLVAAVLMGSDDEVLLISDGGTLVRTRGSEISRVGRNTQGVTLIRLSKDEKLQAVERMDASIEEDEDEVATAAPAAAEGAPAAASSEDAAQE
- a CDS encoding DUF4952 domain-containing protein, which codes for MSLPLPELTVGFLLLAALSGGSEIVEQTPAQALAEWELQGRADGLARPDTRCQDFLQAMGRKPAGLEYVGCSQDDTSYIKPMQAHYRVAGARAEQVEAYLHTTFGMPMLRYTCCGWSNGGPYSWREGADTVRYQIGMGIESLPHQRSEWKRIEAFDVTVEVLRQSP
- the mtnA gene encoding S-methyl-5-thioribose-1-phosphate isomerase: MNTASDIDYARYDHIRPILWTGDALQLLDQRKLPFVVEHVVCHDSDEVAAAIHALTVRGAPAIGIAAAWGVVLAARDVQAADGAHALQQLEPALQRLNASRPTAVNLAWALARMRRCLNAAGADWKAALEAEAQAIAEEDLAANRHMGALGAGLIETGSGVLTHCNTGSLATAGFGTALGVIRAGMAQHRIARVFAGETRPWLQGARLTVWELQQDGIDATLIADSAASHLMKTGAVQWVIVGADRICANGDTANKIGTYQLAIAARHHGVKFMVVAPSSTVDMDTVDGSQIEIEQRDPGELYGVGGTRTVAEGIAAWNPVFDVTPGELIDAIVTERGVILNPTAGNMRAAFGG
- a CDS encoding membrane-bound PQQ-dependent dehydrogenase, glucose/quinate/shikimate family, coding for MSATPQSASVLVRASRHPLVTVLSLLLVVLGLVIGGLGAWLLSLGGSAYYAIAGFGLLASGILLFGNRRSGALLYALVFVGTLLWTWWESGSDYWRWVPRLGLVTALGIVVALLAPTLREPVSKRLSRSVAGLLMLVFVAAFGLAFAPHGEVDGHQPFPEGAVSAGLAPTRDTTGLQPADQPADGDWPAWGRSNAATRYSPLQQITPANVATLQLAWQFRTGDLPKKRWGAESTPLKIGDRLYLCTARNRLIALDASSGKELWRFDPKVKDASIPYTAACRGVSYYEQPNAPTIADAVLADVAADLALPEPPPTVTRSAAPGSRPACWARIIEGTLDGRIIAVDADSGRPCANFGNNGQIDITLGMGEVPPGYVSITSPPAIVRGVIVTGHQVLDGQRRDAPSGVIQAYDAVTGKLRWAWDMDQPERNGLPPREQTYTRGTPNMWTTATGDEALGLVYLPLGNSAGDYWSGSRTENQNRYSTSLVAIDVATGKPAWHFQAVRKDVWDYDLGSQASLIDYPTAAGKVPAILLPTKQGDLYILDRRNGQLLSAAEEREVPVGGVEPEQRSPTQLFSLYHTLRREHDLTERDMWGLTPIDQLVCRIQFRKAYYEGFYTPPSSDRHSIEYPGYNGGSDWGSVSIDTRRGVIVSNYNDMPNYNRLVPRAEADRLGWLPREKVRADKGGGEGAGDPQVGTPYGIQVNAGWRLPFTGLLCKQPPYGGIRAIDLRTGKLLWDRPFGSARGNGPFGIRSGLPIEIGTPNNGGSVITASGLIFIAAATDDLLRAIDLKTGKELWHAKLPAGGQANPMVYEQGGRQYVVIMAGGHHFMETPKGDYVMAFALPR
- a CDS encoding zinc-dependent alcohol dehydrogenase family protein, giving the protein MSQVVRIHEYGNADVLRIDDIDVPAPAADEIQIRVKAIGLNRAEVMFRNGAYLQEAQFPSRLGYEAAGVVEALGNDVNGFAIGDAVSVVPPLDIARWGTYGELANVPARLVVKHPQALDFETAAAVWMQYVTAWGALLEQAHLAAGDFVIITAASSSVGLAAIQIANAVGATPIAVTRGPGKRQALLDAGAAHVIATQEQDLAAEVARITGGAGARVVFDPIGGPQFNALTEAMARGGILLEYGALSSEPTPFPLFNVLGKSLTLKGYLYSEIVSDDAVLARAKAFIVDGLDKGLLAPKIARVFPFAQIQDAHRYLESNEQIGKVVVTV